TTGTAGCTGTAGCTGAACTATGATCCTATAGCAAATTTTATTTACCTGCTGCCAGAATAAAAGATGATCATGTGAGAAGTTGTCGCATAGCAACAGTTACACAAGCCAAAATCAAAAACATACTTATGTGAATGACTGTTATTTCCAAACTTCATTATTGTCAACTGCTCAATGATTTAGTGACATGATATAATGATTTGGGAAAacgatatattatatattactaacaAAAGACCTTTACTCtggaaataaaaatatgttgtaaTTTGTTAAAGCATTTAGTAACATAGACTAATATTTTATAAGCAATAACACATGAAACCTTTTATTTAACCTTTTATGACTGGTCGAAACCAGAGTTGTTTTTTGAGCCGTGACCAAATATGCATGTACGTACATTTTAGTCAGCTacaaagaaaataatttttcaaatgttttgaaaaaatttttgatTCTATGTAAACGACTGCTTAATAATGCGATGTTAACAGATTGTTCTACATAGCCTAGCAAGGCCTGTGAACAAAAATCCTTCTAAAACGTTACAAAATTAGATAATGCATGTGGTTAGCTACCTATTGACTGATGCCAGGCCTTACATAACATCCCTCAATCATTGTTTTCTGTGCTCAAGACAGCATAGTTGTGTTCATATAGTAATATGTCATACCCAACCCGATCCTTATTTGAGTGCTATAATAGTGTTCTATTAATTAATAAACAACTGTGAACAAGATGTACTCTATTCAAGTGCTATGGGTAACATGCCCCTTGTTTATGCGCTATTCATCACATGTTTTGTTACTTAACTTATGAATAACATGTACCATTACTCACCTGCTACAGATAACATGTCCCTCAGTCACATATATAGTAATGTCTCCATATTCAGATGTTATGGTTACACATCTTCTCATTCAGGTTCTATGACAGCATATCTCTCCTATTCACTGGCTATTAATAACATGTCTCCGTATTCAGATGCTACACTAACATATTTCCACTGTTCACTTACATAGGTATGCTGAAGACAAGTGGCAAACATACAATTATTGAATGGTATTACATTGTGTTCATGTCATGCTTTTAATATTCTTATCATGCTGAGCTCTATTTCTTAAAGTCATCAATTGTATTCTATCCGCTTCTGTCAGCTGATCTGGCTTTGGCAACTCTTGCCACCCTCTCATGAAGGTATGTGTGCTTTGCCTACTAGTGTAGGCCTACACCATCACCGACATTCCTGCCTTTATTTCCAAAAAGGTATGCTAAATATCATTGTAGTAACTAGTTCAAAGGTCTGCTTTAGGCTACTCCTATACAACCACTACGAAGGTATGTAACTAACTGTTTCTGCTCCAAATTTCTTTCATGATTGAAATATTTATCTTCATTTAGTATCTCCTTCGAATCCTTTTATAATATCATCTTCTGTTCAGGTCTCGTAATTCAGACACAAATAGCAAACTGCTTTAATGTTCTCAGGATGAACTGCGGTGCAGGCCGGCTAATGTTGGGCTGTCTTTCTTTCACTGTTTACTGATAGGCGGTATGCATTGGCAGTCAGAACTCAAGAACTCAGGGCTCACATTTGACTGTTCTATGCGCCGTAATTTGTTGTGGCTGTTGAGTAGTAGCTGTTTGTGTGACAGGTTGTCTCTTCTGGGATTGGACTACGGCAGTCCGACAGGGTCTGTCTCGCCAAGTATCTTAATTTGCTTAATTTGAGGCTTGTGCTTACGCGTGCTACTCAATGTAGTAATTGCGTGAATTGATTCTAAAAATCACAACTCAAACAGGCATTATTCAACATCTTTTGGAGCCTTTCAGGAGATCTTAAAACCAATATTAACTATCTGTCAAAACAGCTAAATGTTGCGAATGTAGGTATGCCTTCTGTTGTGAGTAACTACCACCCCTCCCCCCCACCCCCGGTAACGCAGTTTAAGCTTTATCATATTTAGCCAGCTATTTGTCAAGTCGCTCCGTGTCTTGCAGGTCAAAATTTCTTAGCAAAGGACTTCAAACGTTTGTTTACTATATTATTCAGTCCCTATGACATTTCGTTTCACGAATGGTTCAGATCTTATGTATAACAGTGCAGAGAGCATCATTGTCAACTATGTGGTAAATCACATGGCATGTGGAATGACACATATTTTCTCATCTAGATTATTACTCGTtgtcaatttaatgaaaatcGTAACCATTTTATTATTCAAGAAGCAGCCGATTCTGAAAGCACCTGGTGCCCTTTCTTCTGGCAAAGTAACTTGCTACGACAGCACAAAAGTGGTCAGCAAAGTAGCAGCACTTGAGGTAAATGCATCGCGTGGAAGTGGTTGTTATTTCTTATATTCAGCTAATGTGGCTTGCTCAGTGTATTGATTGCTACGTGATGTAAGAAATTGGACTGTAGCACTTGTTGCTTACTGTCGGCTCCGCATGCTTCATGACGGATACGAATCATAATAATGACGTAGTGAATCTTTCATTCACAGAAATCAATGACTGTTGGAGAGGGATATTCTGATCAGGGTTGTATAgttcattagttgttattactGACCAAAAGTGTCCAATTTGCTAACGAGTAAGAAGTTGGAGTGCTTGTTCCTTTCTCTGCAGTCTTTGGCCGCTGCCTCACACGATCTGTCTGTATATTTACTACATTATTATATGGTTAGTATTActttaaatattacatattacaaaATGCATCGGTAATTGTTAAagattagtttaaaaaaaaattcttttattgtaaaaatgttGCTGCTGGGAgaatgttaaataaaaaggtATAAAATATACTTCTAGATGGAACATTCTCTTTTGTAATACAAAAGGATAGCTCATAGTAGAAATACTCCTTTCGCTCATCCACTTGCTAATTATTGTAGCATTTAGCATTCTATTTATGGCTGTCATCTAAGAGAAAAGCGAATTGCTCTAACTAACATGTTATTAGactaaataaattttcattCACGATCTCAGAACAAAGATGCTTTTAAAGAGTTTTCTGGATTTTATGGGTAGATGACCGGCAAAGTGGCATATATTAAAACTAACTGATATCGCAGTAGTGAACATTGTTGCTATGACAAAGGTATATCATAGCCATCTGATTGAATCATAATAGGCATATGCTCAGAGCCTTGTGAAGCAGATCATTACTCTAATATTTCAATAAGTTATTCTTTTCTATCATTTCATTCGCTACACAGGGATGACTGCAGTACATTATTGTAGAAAGGGTTAAAAGCTTCAGTTTAGACACGATATCTGTATTGCCTGCAAGGATTCACTTAAGCCTGTACTATTGGATAGCGTGTTCATTTAAAATGTaagtacaaaaacttttttattaataatacaaaCAATATAAGTATTCTGTTCTGCTACGATCTTGAGTCAAGCCTCGAGCTAAAAGCCTTTGCTACAAGGCGTGTAAAATGTGGTGTTTCAATTTCTATATTACTCGTAAAAAACCTTTCACCGCAGACAACTAGGTAGTGATATGAAAAGAAGTTAATCATAATTTTACTTGTTTTAGGAAGCTTGCGAAGGGAAGTGGCTCTTCGGTTGTGACCATATGATAAGACGACAGCGAGCTTGACAAAAACAGCAAATgaactatttttataattagttTAACAAATCTTACGATATCCTCGATGTATCTTCTCTTCTAAAGTCTAACGCCTGATTTGTAAAAAGGTCTCCAATCAACCGCTGTGTATGGATAAACATGTTTATCAACCGCACTGGCAGAATTTAACTAATAGCACTGAGCATGTTGCCTCGCTGCCGATAGAAGTTAAAATTCCTCTCGGATTTCTACTGATTATCATCGTACTGCTAACGATTGGTGGGAATATCCTTGTCTTGCTTGCTGTCTGTGTAAACAAACAGCTTCGGAACACTACTAATTTTTTTGTGGTTAGTCTTGCGTCTGCAGATCTCCTGCTCGGACTGCTTGTGCTGCCATTCTCCACCGTTCTTCAGTTAGAAAAAAGATGGCTGTTTGGAAAGGAATTCTGTGATGTTTGGGCTTCAGTGGATGTGCTTTGCTGTACGGCATCAATTTTTAGCCTTTGCGCTATTAGTGTTGATAGATACATCGGAGTGACAAGACCCCTCCAACATAGGGTATGTCTATTGCTATTTGCGCATGCCTGCTATGTTTGCACACTAAACCATTTGTTGGCAAGCTCAAAAACTTAATCGACTCTGAATCTAGATGTAACTTAATTTGTCATTTGCGCTGTATGTTAACTGTGGGAAGACAACTCCCAGcgtttttggttgttttgtcTATAAACTGACCAATTATGCTAGCACTAATAGTCAATTGTAAAGCAAGAAAAAAAGTTTTACTGATTTGAACTCctgtaaaatataatttggCTCTCCGTAATCACAGCCTTTCTACTTTTCATCCCCTCATTTACTTGCTGATTGACTATGACTGGGAAGGCAACTAGTCATCCACTTGCTGATTGGCTATGACTGAGAAAGCAACTAGCTATCCACTTGCTGATTGGCTATGACTGAGAAGGCAACTAGCCACCCTTCAAGTAGACAAATTTATATCAATGGTGCTTTTAGATTCTCAATGCGTAGGAGGCATGTGTATGGGAGGCTCTCAGATTCAGTTGCTCACTTCTTACTTTTAGGAGAAATATGTTAGTTTTGTGCCTTGATTTTGGTGCAATAGTGACACATGATGGCCATGCCAATTAGGGTTCATTAACACTGGATATGCGCGTGTCTGATGATCAGCAAGAGCCATGGTCAgagtttgttaaaaatattttaatgtttttttataaccACAATAACCAGCCACTTGCCTTACAACACAAACCGCCTTATCTATCTGTAAATGAACGGGGACCGAGTTCCACTACTTGTTTCATAAGTAAACTAACTGCTTGAGAGCAAggtgatgaatatatatttcacaGTGATTAGATATATATAAGAGTACAGTTCAAAATGCGATTAATATACAGTAAACTGCACAATGAGAAACTTCTGGACGTTCTGCTGTTGGTTGCTTCTGCGACGTCTTTTATAGTTTATGCTCGTGGTTTGGCTTTGCCTCTTGGCAGCGAGGTCGAATCAGTAGCCAACCCTCGGCTGACCGGATGTGCTGAAGGCTGTGTCATCTATCGTGAGGGGGCTCGGCCTGGTCATGGCATCAGTTGCCTCAGGGTCGGCTTTTCTCTCTAACCCGGCTCTGGTCTCGGTTTGGTTTGGTCTCACATTTGGTAAAATGTCTTATTGGATTGGTTTATGGGTCTTCCATCGAGTAATTAGCTTGTTAGTCACATTTTGCTTAAAAAAGCCGAAAATAACTCAACTTGAGATCTAAACAAAAGCTTATCGCGGGACCTACTCCATGAGggatattttttcaacattttgtcATACTGTGCTCCTTTAGAATTTTCTGTATGGCACCGGAAAATACTCTAAAGCTAGTGAACTACCAGACTTATCTTGTCCAAGCCTTTGTTGAAATCTGCCATTCAGGTTATTTGTGAACTATTACTAAGCTTCCATACAGCACTAAGGCAGCAACACGCCCCCATGTGGCGCAGCAACACGCCCCTATGTGGCACTGTAACACGCCCCTATGTGGTGCAGCAACACGCATCCATGTGGCGCAGCAACACGCCCCCATGTGGTGCAGCTACACGCATCCATGTGGCACAGCAACACGTCCCCATGTGGCGCAGCAACACGCCCCCATGTGGTGCAGCAACACGCCCCCATGCGGTGTAGCAACACGCCCCCATGTGGTGCAGCAACACGCCCCTATGTGACACTGTAACACGCCCCATGTGGCGCAGCAACACACATCCATGTGACGCAGCAACACGCTCCCATGTGGTGCAGCTACACGCATCCATGTGGCGCAACAACCCACCCCCATGTGGCGCAGCAACACGCCCCCATGTGGTACAGCAACACGCCCCTATGTGGCACTGTAACACGCCCCATGTGGCGCAGCAACACGCATCCATGTGGCGCAGCAACACGCCCCATGTGGTGCAGCTACACGCCCCCATGTGGTGCAACAACATGCCCCCATGTGGCACTGTAACACGCCTCCGTGTGGCGCCGCAACACACTCCCATTTTGCGCAACAACACGCCTTCGTATGGCGCTGCAACGCGCCTCTATGTGGCACTGCAACAAGCTCCCATGTGGCGCAGTAACACTCCTCTATATAGCAATGCAATACGCCACCCTGTGGCACTGCAATGACATCATAAAAACAGCTGTCGCTCTCATTATGACATGATTCAGTGTTGCCATTTGAAAGCGAAAAATCCGTGCGATAtgccatctttgtgccatggaaacGGCCTTAGCAACCAACAGCGTCCGTATGCATAGCTCTTGCTTTCCTGTTGCTTCATATGCAAAAATTTCTGTTGTTGCGTCGCCGCAACCATCGCTTTGCTATAGTTCCCTATGAAAACAAGATCTGCTTGCTAGCTCAGTGTATAACTTCTGCACTGGCGCACCCAGGTGGCACTACACTATCTCTGTATGGAAACTTACACTTGTATGTCTTAGTATACTGAATTGAATGTACAATGAAATAGCAAGACTTTCCCCATAGATGTTCAGAAGGCTTGATTGCAGACTGTAAAAGCCTTAAGAAAAACTAGTAATTACAAAAGAGCATTTTAAAAGGTTTCATGCAAAATAGAGCACTTTTAACTGCATAATAATGTCTATGTTGTTTGTTTTAGTGTCCTAGCAGTGCCGAAATTGTGCTGAATCAATTTCGTACCAAGATTTATCTTCGATAGCTTTATGTCTATTCAAACTCCTTTACAAGTTAGACTTATTAGGGCAACCCTCTAGTCAGAGCTCATAGCAGGTATGCTCCCTTCATGTTGGGTTGCTTATCTATCAGGTAGATGAACATTTTGATGTACTAGAACATCAGGGCTTGAGATCTAAATTCTCGTAGTTTGTCCTCGGCTATCAGAACTATTCACAAAAGATTGTAGACCAACTGTTTTGCATACCAGTTGTCACAGCCATGCATAATCCTCATCTCGGTTTTTAATAATCAATTTTTGTGAAAATCCTTTGACTTGAAATAACCAATCATTTAGTTCATTTTAGATTGTTTATAGCTATTGTGCAAGGTGCACCAGTGGCCTCAAACCAATTAACTTTCTTATGGGAATAACCACTTGGCACGGTTTCAAAGTTTGCCAGCATGATAGGCTATAAATACAGATATATGGCCAGAGGCCGGTATACAAACTGTTTGCTTGTACTGGGCAAACTTTAATTACGTTCACTTTAATAATACATCAGAAGCCGATCTGCAAAGTGTTCGGTTAAGTTGCACATTGATTTTGCTTGAAAACCTGTCTGCCCGAGGTTACCAATTATAGTATACTGCCCACCAGAATGCTCTTTTTCATCACGGTTAGTTGTCACTTTTTCATATCTAGTATATTAAACATATTCTAATCATGGTGGGTTCACACATCCCATTGCTATTAAAACTGATCTGTGCTGTTGCCTTTAATTAATTCATTAGAGAAAACAAAGTTCAACCAGAAAGGAAATCAATGACTGGTTTAGGAACAAGATTAAATAGACTTATCACTGTTGCAGTCTATGCAATATCTTGGGCTCATATAAACCAGCCTCATGAGAAGATATCTTCAAACATGAGTATGAAAGTATCCAGTTATATTTTTTACCGTTGAGCATAGTTTCTATTCGAACATTATCTCTACCAAAAGCAATGTTAAGTGAATTAAACATTCTCAAGTGATCAAGGGGGGTGACAAGCAATGAGTGAGCTCTTCATGCCAAACCTGTGAAAGTAATGATGCCCCCTACCCACATACGATACATATCTGTAGGTCTGCAATATTCTCATACAAGAAATCCTCCAGAGGCCAAGCTGCTGTAGTCATGCTCCATTGTCATTGGTTACTGGTACATTCTTTTATCATAAACGAGTGCTGTTATATAGGCGTGCTGTAGCACATCTGTTGTTATAGTGTTTTGTCATATTTGTTCGAACCATCAAATCGGTTGCTGTTACAATCGGGTGCTATTATAATCAATTTCTGTCACACGTGTAACAAAAAAAACCTGATTAGCATTGATGCCgataatctgtatatatataaatttgagtGTCTGTTTGTGATTCTTGTGTCtagtaatagcaataaaaaaacCGCTCAACACTGAAATTAAACTCAAAAACCTTCGGTTCTCCAGACAGGCGTGCTGACTAAATAATCCGCTACGCAACACGAAGTGGATTAGTTAATCATACTTACCATACTATAGAACAATTGTGAACATAATTATTTCACCTGccaatttttaatgatgatcgGTTAAAATATCCACACTTCACCTAGCATGCTTAAACcaatttactaaaaaattttgcTAGAAAAAATACATGCCCAGACTTaaccaaaatgctataaatatatgtatatatagcataaacttgaTTAAACTTATAGTGCACACAGAAATACTCaaacatcttcatttaaaagttagaatggaaaatgttatgtttactaaaaataaaatttctgagcaaaaacattttttattcccCTTTCAAGGCCGGGCATTAAactagtaatgtaatattaCAGACTGTTGAGGATATTTTTGACCTGAGATGTCAAAGACGTCATGCTCAGACGGCATGCCTTCGTACTCATTTTTTATGGCTGCCAGTGGGTAGTCAAGCCAACCCCTGACCTTTGTGGCGTGGTGTGTCCAGTCCCAATTGGTCCAGAAATATGGCCAGATGTaacaaacacaaataaaatttaGAGAAAACACCATGTCACAACACCGTACAACCATATCAGCAGTTTTTCATTCTTTCTTAGTTAGTCTAATGTTTGCCTCCATGCAATCAACATAACCAATACTTCGTTTCAATCATATTTCATTACTCTATATTCAGCTTATTTCAACAGTGTGCCATGACATTGGAGGCAAAAGGTCAGTCAACTACGTATGCATATTTCTTACTTTCTTgaatattattgttactatttggCTTCAATCATACATTCATTCATGTTTTACTATTGTGCTCATTATACCATGTAATTGCCTTTAATTCTATCAGGTTAGCTTGAAGTTTTATCTTAGTATCGTCTATTACAGACTTCACTTGCAGATGCtgatgttatatacatgtagtaataaAGTTACACGACTAAAGCATCACCAGTAGAAGCTCTTATTCTCCTCTAGTCAGCACAGTCGTTGTCACTTTTTATAAGTGAAGTTTTAAGAACTTAACACAGACAAGCATAGTTTAAATAGAAAAGGAATGATATAGTAAATGTGCTGTTTATTGTCGGTTCCTGTATTTCAGACAATAATGACAGCAAAAAGAACTGTAAGAATCATCATTGGCATATGGATATTATCGTTTGCTATTTCTTTGGGCCCTTTGATCGGTTGGAGAGAGGAACATGATGATGACCAGGCATGTTATGTGACAACCAAACCTGGATTTGTTATTTTCAGCACTCTGTGTAGCTTCTACATACCAGCGACAATCCTCTTATTTATTTATCTGCGAATATATAGAGAAGCAATTCTGCAAGTAGAGTTCCTTAAGCGAGGCTTTAAAGAGGCCAAAACTATGACGGGCAATGATCATCCGAGAACAATTCTGAGAGCTGTAACTAAGCGCAGTTTACTTTCTCAAACTTCAGCTATCTCAAGGCCAACCAAAGAGCCCTTGCTCAATAAGCGAAATACTACTTCTTCACACGAAATGAACCCTGCTGATGAAATGTTCTGCCAGCGAGCGGCAGTGGGTAGTAACAAACTGAAACGGTTAGGACAGCAACACTCAGTGGGGTCGAGAATTTCAAAGTTCAACAAGGAGAAAAAAGCTGCAAAAACACTAGGAATAGTAGTCGGAGTTTTTCTAACCTGTTGGTTTCCTTTCTTCATTATTTTACCTATAGGTATGTAGCCCTAACCTATCTTATGTGTGACTAGCAGAATGCTCGgagttgcacgggtaatagaataattaccaaATGATTTTGAGTAAATCACCTGGAAAACTagatttttactaaaatctttattaaaacaaaacccacgttttgggccagcttaacaatcattACGGCGTAActgtcaacagtgctagttattaaccccaagcaagcgTGTGAGTGTCTTCActaatgtaatgactatttgacCAATGGTTAAATCCGCCGTCTCTAAAGttggaggttctgagatcaaatccagtgctgcgcagatttttcattgatagattttaattgctataactggacacagggggaacaaaaagacaaacactgggatttatatatacagtatatagactaTTATGTTATCGTGTTACTCCTATCGTATATATGACCATATTACTCCTATCTTATACATAATCATATTACTCCTATCTTATATATGACCATATTACTCGCACCTTATAGATGATCATATTACTCC
Above is a window of Watersipora subatra chromosome 3, tzWatSuba1.1, whole genome shotgun sequence DNA encoding:
- the LOC137391826 gene encoding alpha-1A adrenergic receptor-like, with translation MDKHVYQPHWQNLTNSTEHVASLPIEVKIPLGFLLIIIVLLTIGGNILVLLAVCVNKQLRNTTNFFVVSLASADLLLGLLVLPFSTVLQLEKRWLFGKEFCDVWASVDVLCCTASIFSLCAISVDRYIGVTRPLQHRTIMTAKRTVRIIIGIWILSFAISLGPLIGWREEHDDDQACYVTTKPGFVIFSTLCSFYIPATILLFIYLRIYREAILQVEFLKRGFKEAKTMTGNDHPRTILRAVTKRSLLSQTSAISRPTKEPLLNKRNTTSSHEMNPADEMFCQRAAVGSNKLKRLGQQHSVGSRISKFNKEKKAAKTLGIVVGVFLTCWFPFFIILPIDSLCTQCHVPTTLFDIVFWLGYCNSLLNPIIYATWNRDFKETFVRVLKGELMRQKHHVVSYLAHMSVQHMAPAAANQRTILLPNSTSAETEPCDV